The Carassius gibelio isolate Cgi1373 ecotype wild population from Czech Republic chromosome A8, carGib1.2-hapl.c, whole genome shotgun sequence genome contains the following window.
TTCCTTCCTGACTAACTGATTTCCTCCTTCCTTAAGCATTGTAAACCTAAGTACATCATAGCAGTAATGTCACGTAGAAGTACTTGTGCTACTGTAATGGtgcattttggtaaaaaaaatatatattttttctatcaaGATTCTGTATGCTGTATGGATCCACCAGACATCATGTTGCCTGTGAGTATGAGACCTTTTAAAAAGACATGTAAGCTAATGATTTTAACTGAGTTTAATCAGTGGTCACAGGGAGAAGTGATGGGAgttgaggaggatgaggagactGTGTCTGTATGTTCAAGGAGGCCTGAGGTAGTCACAGGTTCCATGTGATActttattgaatataaaaaaaagtgtacttgTGTGATAAAATGATCATAATGTGTTTTCAGGATGCTGACACTGTTCTAGAGCCCTCTCAGTCTGGGACCACATGTGACAAAGTGAGTATtaagaaatgaaaacaatgtgacAAGAGTATTCAATGAAATAACTTAAATCTATGTTGCTACAGAACCCAGAAAACATAAAAGGAGTGTATAAACGCTACCTCCTTAAACAAATGGAAGCGATTGATATCGACATCCAGTATAAAAAACTGAAGATGAGGAAGTTGGAGCTGGAAATTCAACAGCTACAGAAAAATGCAAGTAGAACTAccatttttaaaaaaggaaaaggaaaaaaaaaaaagacctttttgATCACTTTCCacaacatttatttgtgtgttttcaccCCTAACAGGCAGATTCACTCTGAATAAAGACAAATCACATTATATACTTTGACTTCTGTGTGTTTGTTCAACTAAGGAGAAAGTTGAGGGGCCAGTGGAACATTTTAAAGGCTACACATGGTTTAGAtcatattaagcaaaataattatttgcatatgTGTCTCGTATAAGTCTGCCTGTTTCGTTTTCTTCCAATACTGCCTCATTGCCCCAGTCTTCCTCTTCAGCAATCCTTGGTTGCCTCTCTCTCCTCAGACAAGCAATGTCATGGAGCACTACACAAGCAACTACAATGTCACATGCCCTAGGTGGAGTCACTCTGAGGTGCTTCAGGCACTGAAACCTTGACTTTATCAGCCCAAATGCCATCTCTATACGACCTCTTGTGCGTGCATGGGCAATGTTGTAGTGGTGCTGTGCCTCTGTCTGGGGCTCCTGATAGGGAGTCAAGAGGTAAGGCAGGCATGGGTATCCCTTGTCTCCCAGCAAAACTCCTGAGAATTCTCCTGCATAGACAgaatgaatatatagatatataatgttttttttttttctttttataagacTTTTTGCAATTTTAAGTGATTACTAGCATACCTCTTGCTAGTTGCTGGTAGAGAGATGAGGCTCTAAAGATTCTGGAGTCATGCACAGAGCCTGGCCATTTGGCCTCTACATTTGTGATGATGCAATCTGCATCACTAATcatctaaaataaatttaaacctgTAGGTCACTACATTTTAATTGCAATGAACTAAACACTGGTGCCCAGCTTAGTACAGAACACTCAGTGCTAGAGCATAGCCTTCAATATCATCTCAGTGGGACAGTACCTGTACATTGATGCTGTGTACTGATTTCCTATTCACAAAGTCCGCTTCATGTGGACCAGACGGACACTTAATACGCACATGGGTGCAGTCCAATGCACCGATAACATTTGGGAAAcctaggaaaattatttttttaaattttcccaTGTAAAATCAACAGTCAAGAAATATTTCCATGTTTTATAGTTATTTGAACTTACCAGCTATTCCATAAAAGGTATGTTTAATGGTACGAATAGCTTTGTGGCCAGGGAATGTGATGAACACATTGAGTAGTCTTTTTAAAGAAAGGTACACAGTTCGTACAGAGCGGCAAACTGATGCTTTGCTGATATTCTCTGCATCTCCAACTGTGTACAAAAATGTTCCACTGGCAAAAAAGCGAAGTGCAATGCACACCATCTGTGGGACTGTGAGCGCTCTGTTGCGGTGTGTATTATTTGCAATGTATGGGCTTAGTAATCTACAAATATACGCAATCCCATCTCTTGAGAACCTATATCGCTCATACAGGTAGCTGTCATTAAAAGCCAATGGGTCTGACCTGTCTCTGAAAGTTCTCTCTCTTTGAAATGCCCTCCGCAAGACTATAGCTCCCTCATCCACCACCTCTTCTATGAAAGGACATGCCATGATTAAGTTTGGAGACGAGTTCAGCTccctatttatatacttttaattaattaccAAACTCATTAACCAAACTCACCAATTAAACACACAAGTTTTGAACATTTCTTAGTGTATTTATACCttataatttcttacatttattagtaaagtacatttccttatttatttatatttaaaaaaaaaatattaatagtggttaagtaaaataaaatgacatcgaAATACCAGCAGGTGAGTATAAATGGTATGCTCGTTAAGTCTGAACTCAGACTTAGCCTGACAGTTAGCCTGCCCCGGACCAGGTTAATTTGCCAGCATAAGTTGCCGGGGGAACTGAGTTTGAACttttttaagtttgatttatgaAACCGAATCTACCAAAAATAAGCCTGACTAAccgaaataagcctggcttatacTCTAATCTTGGTTTATGGAACAGCCCCCTGGTGTCTGGTCCACTCTTATCCAACACTGTTGACACTCCACAGCCCTCGGCCCCGCCCCCTcatcacaaaaacattaaatgtctaaataaatatttatatatttaaaaaattatattttatgaaaaataatataacaaatataaaaaattgcatACATTTCTATATTGTTTTGTATGTAAAAGTAAAATACTATCCTGCAGGAAAAACTACGGTCTGATATCGTACATATTAAGCAATCCATATGAATGTCTACAGAACCAGATATCATCAAATACCTCTTAATTAGTATTTTATTGCTTATAATTTTTCCGAGCCATCGCTCCCATTTATAAGAATCCTCTCATCATATCCATCTAGTGCTATTCACTGATAATATCTCAGACCCTTCAGTATCCAGCAACAATCAAGAAACAAATTCAAAATGCATGAGCAGAATATTAGATAGCAGATGCATGATCCTCTACAGATCCTTAGGACCAGACAATCAATGCAGCTCTAACAAAACATCTTATGAGCACACAGGTCTTAGAAGGGGACTTCTAAGGGGAGACGTCATCACCCATGAATTGGTTCAGAGAGGCCATATAATCAAAAGTTGTGACACCAGTGGCTGCAACTTTACATTATGTGTTCGTTCCTCCTTGAAAACCTTGAAGACAATTTATTTAAGCCAACAGTATTTAAAGATGGCTTTGGTTTTCAAATGGTTTTTGAAATTGTTTCCCTTTTGTCTGTGGAGATAACTTTTATTTCAGACATAGGCACATTCCCGTAAATTTTTTCAAGAATAATGCATTTGGCTGCCAGGCAGTGAATGGTCTGATTTCAAGAGTATAACAGTCAGCTTTCTTATCAGAATGAATAATTTCAGTAAAGGTTTTCACTGCTGAATAGTTGCAAGCATTTCGAAGAGAAAGGGGTTtgggaaaacagttatttcagaGTAAAACTATTCTGTGGAGGATAAAGTAAAACTGCTGACTTACTCGACAGTTTCCGAGTTCCTCTGCAGTGAGAATAATGGTGCCACAATTCTTCCCAGGGATGCCGCTGAAAAGAATAACATATACAGTGAATTAGAGTTATTGGGAACAGTAGGGCAGGaatagtgttaaaaaaaatccTCCTGATAATGACCTGATTCCCATGTAATTACAGTTCTCAGAACTGCACAGGCTACATGCAACAGCAGCAGAATATAAGAAAAGCAGTATCAGAAGCATTTTAAAAGCCAAGATGATATACTGGGGAGCTGGAGATCATAGTCATGTTGTGTGCTGACAAAAACTGGATATTTCACTTCAGATCATTGTTTTTGCCCTGAATGCATCCTGTGCACTGTCAACAAACAGCAACCATCAAGTGTTAAAATAAACCTCTGCCTCGGGATGTGTTCAGGATGTTGTAAAGCTTCAATATTTGGCTGATTCACACCAGTTTATATCTATCAATCACACAAGATCCTAAACTTAGATGTAAACTGTTGCATAGTCAAGCAGAAGATTTTATGCTAACCCCTCTATGTGCAAAGAAAATGCATCCTCTCGTGCATCTTCAGGGTTACTGCCAACtcaagatgaacaaataaacaattaACTAAAATGCTCAGTTGCAGAAATGACTCTCAGTATATTTGCATATCTCATTGATGGTATgcattactataaaaaaatatgttaaatagttgtaaaatatgtttatactgtAAAAGGATGTAACTTCTTttgaaaataattactttaaaccACAATATAACAATGTCACATGACAGTACACACATTCAGCATAttactgtttcaaaatatttttttaatgtttttgagagaAGTCTCTTATTGCTCACCAAAGCTGTTTTATTCGATCAAACAGAaagcaaaacagtaaaattgtgaactatatttagaataaaaaaactgttttcaatttgaatatattttaaaatgtaatttatccctgtgatggcaaagatgaattatCAGCAGTCaataatccagtcttcagtgacgcgtgaaccttcagaaattattccacTTCAACTGCTTTGgggctcaagaaatatttcttgatgaAGATGGTTATGCTGCTAAATAttcttgtggaaactgtgatacatgaTTTCAgaattccttgatgaataaaaagttcaaaagaacagcatttatttgaaatagaaatcttttgcaatgATATAAATGTCGTTATTGTGCATTTTGATCAGTTACATGCatccatattatttattttttaaatagctttgAGTTCAAAGGGCAAGTGGAAAACAAATTCACAATCTGGAGTTGAGACAATTAAAAGCAGAACAGTTCCACTCGAGTCACTGAAAGGATGTAAAATGAGCTTTTGGACCCAGGATAAGTAAGGGACCGATTTCCTCTCTGCCTTTAGGAAACACTTCTGTAAAAAATTACACACATTGAATAATTCAGATACACAGTGGATTTCAGACCATTTTCCCGTTAACCTTCAGAAGGTGCAGGATCACCATAGTTGTTTTGAATTGCATCCACAGTGTAGATTAGGAAGGTCAGTGTTTGCTGCTGCTCATGTTGTTCCATCATATTAGAGAGGACTTGTAAGATGAAACCTACTGTTTTAGAAACTACTTctttacttaagaaaaaaaagagtggtTTGTTCTCATGAGTTATCCAGTGACTTTTTAAGTGTCTGAACAAATTACTCTTGAATCACTGACAGAGTGGCAAGATGTTGAGCCAAACCAATTCTTAGATCCAATTTTTGAATATGAACCAAGTAAACGCGTTAACGGATGGAGTTCAACTCATTTTCTAGGGTCATATGCCATGATTAGAGCTATCAGAGACAGACTTCCAAAACACCAAAAAGATGAAAGCTAACAACTGACAGCAATATTAAAACATGTTGCACTGTCATTGCAAATACATGAACAAACTGACAACTGTAACACAAGTAAAGCTGTCTTTTATCACCGTATTCATTCACAGGTTGTTGTACATTCAGTCCTTCATGGCAACAGGagaataaaaatgatgaaacTGTTTGAAATGAGGCAGTGTTTCCTATTACAAACCCCACTGGTGTGGCCATTTGTTTATTTGGAAAGTGGCTTTTAACACTGTGTGTTAGCTGTGCTCTGcagaaaagcaaaagcaaaatcaATAGTGCTCACGCCTCTCCCTACTGCATTCCCAATTGATTAGCGTCTGATCAAACACCTGAACCCCTTGATGCCTTCAGCTGACATTGAACGCAGCATGCTGATATTCTTATTAAAGCAAACTCACCAGGGTTTAATTCTCCTTTCATCTAGCTTGAACTGAAAAagctatttaaattttttttaactacataCAGTTTTGCCATTGAAGCAATATCATAACCTGAACCCAAGCCAAAAAATATTAACTAGTTAAGGTGCACGTtggcagatgtgtgtgtttgtgtgtgtgtattatatatatatatatatatatatatatatatatatatatataatattgaccaagaaggagagtgatggggtgctgctccagatgacctggcctccacagtcaccggacctgaacccaatcgagatggtttaggggtgagctggaccgcagacagaaggcaaaagggccaacaagtgctaagcatctctgggaacttcttcaagactgttggaagaccatttcaggtgactacctcttgaagctcatcaagagaatgccaagagtgtgcaaagcagtcatcaaagcaaaaggtggctactttgaagaacctagaatatgacatattttcagtttttccacactttttggttatgtatataattccatatataattccacatgtgttaattcatagttttgatgccttcagtgtgaatctacaattttcatagtcatgaaaataaagaaaactctttgaatgagaaggtgtgtccaaacttttggtctttactttatgtgtatatacatatatatatatatatatatatatatatatatatatatatatatatatatatatatatatatatatatatatatatatacatatatacataaaataataaaaatgaaatcataaacatgttttaatgaaatataaaaaaaggggaaaaaaacaaaacaccaacttGTTCACAATTGCCAGGGCTCTGATTCTCCTCGCCTGTCTGCACTAATCAACCACCCTATAAAGTCTACCCAGTCCAGCCACCATGCCCTTCAGTTACAACGTTGATTTCAACAATGTCATGCACTACCGTGCTGGTAATCTCTACTCACTGatctgtttcagtacaagcccttCTCGACTCAGGATCCTCCATGAGCTTCATCTCACTCAATCTCCTCCGACAACTAAACCTCAAAAGGAAAACCTGTCAACAACCACCATCTCTGGAAAATGACTGGGCATAGGCAAGATCCTGCTTTCATACCATCATGCTTCGCATAGGATGTTTGCATCATGAACCTCATGTCTGGGGCTGGTAGGTTCAACTGCCGAAATCATCCTGGGATGTCCTTGGTTAAACCAACACTCTCCCAGTGTGAAGTGGAATACTTGTTAGATCCTGCAATGTAATGAATCCTATTTTCAGAACTGTGTATTGGTAGCCATGTACAGGCAGCCATGGAGTTACCACCTCACCAACCATGAGACTGTGCCATTGacctttaaaatttaaatttaaagtaaaatactaacctcaaacttttgacaGTTATTACTCTATATAAATTGAATTAGCAAGTTATATTGTAAAAAGACATCTCTActttttgacatttaaacacaagacaaaaaaagaatttttttatttctattttagtatGGTACTTTAGTATGCAATAATTAAGTATACATTAGACACAAACTGATTTGACTATTGGCAGATTCTGTTGGCATTTACAGCACTGCACCTGCCAAGGGAAAGCTCCATAATGTTGACATAAGCAATAACAATGATCTAGAATGCACAGCAGCATGAGGAGTGAGATCAAGACTTTTTTTATACATAGCCGAAAGCTTGATATCAACTTTTTAACCTTTAATTGGAGCCAATGGAGATTCAAAGGATCAATGATACTGTCCCAAATCTGCCATTCAAAACCAGATAAGACCTTATAAGTCAACATCACACAGCCCAACCTGTTCGCTATGATCAAACAGTCCTTTAACAAAGTATCTGCACCAAGTCCTGTCCTTAAGGAACAGGTGGAATATTTTTACATACTGATCACAGATGAAAGAAAGTTGGCTGGGGAGTTAGTTAGTATTATGCAGAATATTTCACTTGGTTACACTCATTGCAGCCTTTTCTTCATCGTGGTAGCTGTTCAGCATCCCATTCCACACGGGCTGGCCTGATTTGATCAATTCATGTGAGAAGAGGAGGTCAGCCTAACAAATTGTTTGTTACTTATGGCTTATGAGGTAATTCTACATGCTATATCAGAAGATATTCATCAAAGTGTTGACAAAGAGTCCAGGGTTTACAGTTAAAAGAGATTTCTCTTCAATTCGTCCTTTAATGTGTCAAGGAACATTGTATACTGTATAAAAGAATATAATAAACTTCATTGTAATTAAATGTGCAGTCCCATGATTCTGTAAACTTGGCAAAAGCCTCCTGGGTAATCAAAAATGGTTAAATGTCATCCCACATGACTGAGGAAGATGCATAACAGTATTTAACGCCGGTCAGCATTGTTATTCGACACAGCAGGCAGTGAGATATGTGGAGATGTTTGCACATTTCATCATTAGGATGAAGAATTATTTTGGTATTTAAGCAGACAACGGGTTGACAGttgagaggggggaaaaaaagaaatggaCCAGATTCAGAGAAGGAGAGGAACAATCAGGCCCATCGTACTATGGTACCATGAACACTGTCCCGGGCCTTATAATGAGTGGCCAATTAATGTCCTCTAtggcaggggttttcaaacttggGTCTGGGGACCCACGTGGGCTCCACAAAAGGGTCgaaatatataagaaaatatgTATTGAACCTGATAAAGAAAGTAGAATGAGAGAAAACGGAAACAGAAAGGTAGATTAAATTATTGATGTGTCTCTGAGTATGTGAGCGCGTATGTTACAGGAGTACCTGAAATAAACAGCCCTGTTTGGGAGCGATAAGCTGTGCATTCACAGACCACTGGGCTGTTAGGAACATTTCCATTCATCTgtctaacaaagagattaagtgAATAAGTTTACCCAGACTCATTTCATGTGAAACTAAGACAAACAGAGCAGAGGGTGAAATATGACGGACCACTGATTTACTGCGTCGAGCGAGTCGAAGTCAAGCTGCATTACATAAAGCTCCAGAACTCCGCAAGGGGTTGGAATGAGGTTAAAACTTAAATCCAATTGCTTTTCATACTTAGATAGGCATCCATAATCCTTAAATACACCTGGATTTGAATTAAGATTTGTGCACCATTCTCCACCACTTGTAGATTTTAGGGTTTTAATGGCCTAAACACAGCAAAATAGAATATTCTAGCAGTCAGAGAAACACATGCAAAATGGCTTCAACCAAACCAGAAAATTGACGCTCTGCATATGATTAGCACATGGCTGTATAATCCATAATATAATGTGAAATCTCCAGGCTAACCGACCATTTCTTTACCATAATGAAGACTCATTTTCAGCACCCAATGCTACTTAATCGCAGTTAAACAAGCTTCAAATGAACTATTGTTGTTTATTGTGCGAGAATTCATCCATGTGCACAATTAAATTTTATTCATACTCATGGCAATCAATTCAACATAAAGATGGAGCACAGGGTCTACCTCTGCTAAGCGTAGCCCATTCATTTAGCAGGagagaagtgaagtgacattcagccaagtatggtgacccatactcagaatttgtgctctgcatttaacccatccgaaatgcgcacacacagagcagtgaacacacacacacacacacactgtgagcacacacccggagcagtgggcagccatttatgctgcggcgcccggggagcagttgggggttcgatgccttgctcaagggcacctaagtcgtggtattgaaggtggagagagaactgtacatgcactccccccacccacaattccgtccggcccgagactagaacccacagcccttcgattgggagtccaaccctctaaccattaggccacgacttccccagagAAGAGGATGTTTGTCACAGAGCTGAAATTGTGCTTACTCTGGGTATCTTGATACCCTTGAATGAGATATTCTTCAGTGAGTAATTTGCGAGTCGTAGTAGATGATGCATTTTCTTCTTTCTACCATTGCTATTGTACCTGACCATGCATAGTGATTGATAGCATTCATATCTATAATTCTGTTTGCTTCTGTCCTTGTGGCTATGCTGCCATTATAATGCTGGCATCTATAATGGAGTCTGTTTAACAATATGGCACTGTAAAGCAAGTCAGAGTAGTCAGAGTTGGAAAGTCACTCCTTCTAGAGGTCACTGAGATGGCAGTGTGCTTTTGTGCCCTCCTGAGACATTGGTTTTGCCCTTGTGTTAACCACTAAGGGAACAAATCAACTACTGTCAAAATGACAACAGGAGGAATGTCCTTAAAGTCAAATTTGATAATGGTACTGGAGGTATTTTATATGGACTATCTGCATTTTAAAACCTCAGCTGAGCCCTCAATATGTACAGTATTATAACAGTTGCCTTTATAAACAACCCTAGTCTAGAGTGCTGCTCTAGATGGAATGGAAAATGCATTTCCTGTCCTGAGCCCTCTGAATGTGGCAGAATGGCTTAAAATTTCATTTTGTGATGGGGAACTATAAAAAATGCACTGAAAAGTCCCATACTTCAGTGTGAATGTATGTGTATTTGCATAATATGGAGTGTCTTAGATCATCACGGTTTCCTGTGCTGAATGTGTAAACTCCAATTTAATTCATCCAAGGTGATGGATTAATACTAGATTTCATTTTCAATATGACTACTTAGATggaacatatatttaaatattttcccaTATATGATTCCTCACGTTAGCTCAGACTATAGAGCAAGGCAATAGAAATGCCAAGGTCAGTGAAAGAACTGAGAAAATGTTTACCTCGAAAAAAAATGGATGTTTCCTTCaataaaagcatctactaaaagctcaaagttcaaagtcaagcgagatattttatttaacagaattttgcCAACAACGAACGACCGGTTTGGACTAcgtccctctagttcctgcagtaatgacatcacttaaacagttttttgactaacctccgcccacaggaatacacaaaaaaagggtgcgtttaacagtttctgtaacttattacacaaagtgcaatgctgtttagctttgttcaCTAGATGGtatggctgtgcaaaaaatcaaatgcgatttaaatgcgcatctcgtcagtaaaggcgttctgtgattagaagtacatctccagcacatgcattcagatcaggattaccaggttttcaaaacaaatcctgcccagttgcttctcaatcGCATTTCAAGGATGGCAGCGTGCGCTAAGCTgatgtcgaatcacaacacagggaccactggcacaatcagaactcttTACGTATTTCTGATGGAGgggctttatagaacaaggaagtcttcagcccatttttatgacagtgaaaactgCAGTATACAGAATAGGGATGCACCAAATCCATATTTTTAGGGTtcggccgaataccgaatccactgtttaagattcggccgaatccgaaaccgaataccgaatcctactcgcatccttattccattaacacagtaaaacacattaatgaagtaaacaacgtccacagcaatgtatttttcattttattttattttaactgtaaaaaaaaagaaaaagaaaaaaaagaataggtaacattatgccaggatgacaagtAAGAAAAACGTTTTTGACAATTACCAATCTTATGCTTACCCAAGAaaacaaccaaaacctttcaataaaagtgcagcaatgcaaagaaaagtgtttttcttttcttttaaaaaaatctggatatgtttggtgacttaactgaaatgaatgtaattgaacattaactcaataaacatggatagtaggctGTTTTATATTTCGTTTATAACAGTAGGATAGGCtacgattagaacagtagccgaatattaaaaaaatattacggaagatcacacacatctcctgcatcataattaaattaacgtaaaacctctaatctttcacatgaagtgagagttaaattttttttttaaaataagacgCTCTGCATTAACAGATGATAGCCGGTTGTGAGTGTGGGAACGAATGTCCCCAGCAGgactgaaaagtctttcactgggcacagaagtagatttttgccatttttgccagcagtggaaatcactgctggtttgtcttccaccactgaagaggatccttTCTAAGAGGACTCAAAGGATCGCCGACTAAATGATCTAAATGACGTCGACCAGCGTAGCGCAAGCCTAGGGTTcggttcggtgaaaaaaaaaacctaaggtgcggccgaaaccgaaccccgtcaaaaagcccagtattcggccgaatccgaatcctgt
Protein-coding sequences here:
- the LOC128018666 gene encoding uncharacterized protein LOC128018666 isoform X2 produces the protein MATKGKDRAAMFTATEQRLLLETYEEFKDVITKKGNTAAINKAREKGWQEIADRLNANLSEGKRTWQQVKIKYKNIVQNATKKKTEVAGTGGGPPPASFTPAEELALEINKGRPVLEGIEGGTSSKMISRSIRSEYIKDSVCCMDPPDIMLPVSMRPFKKTCKLMILTEFNQWSQGEVMGVEEDEETVSVCSRRPEDADTVLEPSQSGTTCDKNPENIKGVYKRYLLKQMEAIDIDIQYKKLKMRKLELEIQQLQKNASRTTIFKKGKGKKKKTFLITFHNIYLCVFTPNRQIHSE
- the LOC128018666 gene encoding uncharacterized protein LOC128018666 isoform X3, which produces MATKGKDRAAMFTATEQRLLLETYEEFKDVITKKGNTAAINKAREKGWQEIADRLNASNLSEGKRTWQQVKIKYKNIVQNATKKKTEVAGTGGGPPPASFTPAEELALEINKGRPVLEGIEGGTSSKMISRSIRSEYIKDSVCCMDPPDIMLPWSQGEVMGVEEDEETVSVCSRRPEDADTVLEPSQSGTTCDKNPENIKGVYKRYLLKQMEAIDIDIQYKKLKMRKLELEIQQLQKNASRTTIFKKGKGKKKKTFLITFHNIYLCVFTPNRQIHSE
- the LOC128018666 gene encoding uncharacterized protein LOC128018666 isoform X1, coding for MATKGKDRAAMFTATEQRLLLETYEEFKDVITKKGNTAAINKAREKGWQEIADRLNASNLSEGKRTWQQVKIKYKNIVQNATKKKTEVAGTGGGPPPASFTPAEELALEINKGRPVLEGIEGGTSSKMISRSIRSEYIKDSVCCMDPPDIMLPVSMRPFKKTCKLMILTEFNQWSQGEVMGVEEDEETVSVCSRRPEDADTVLEPSQSGTTCDKNPENIKGVYKRYLLKQMEAIDIDIQYKKLKMRKLELEIQQLQKNASRTTIFKKGKGKKKKTFLITFHNIYLCVFTPNRQIHSE